From one Amphiura filiformis chromosome 13, Afil_fr2py, whole genome shotgun sequence genomic stretch:
- the LOC140167704 gene encoding uncharacterized protein — MEEFEQYVLKNFPGKPPRLWLRYVDDTFVVIDQNEQDNFFKYINQVDSNIKFTQESSKDNRLAFLDCLVQVNPDNTLSTTVYRKPTHTDQYLQFGSHHPLVHKLGVIRTLYHRADTIISEESDVQKEKDHVRSALQQCGYPDWAFEKAATTKDTPQQNNTGDVIASKARVTIPYSTGLSERIKNTFKAFGIATSYKPSNNLRSKLVHVKDKIPKDKQSNLVYGLTCSETSCAQSYVGETKQSIKAPSINTGEEVPTKTRTPQSSPIQNSLATNSMPTTS, encoded by the coding sequence ATGGAAGAATTTGAGCAATATGTCCTGAAGAACTTTCCAGGCAAACCTCCAAGACTCTGGCTCAGATACGTGGACGATACATTCGTTGTTATCGATCAGAACGAACAAGACAACTTTTTCAAGTATATCAATCAAGTTGACTCCAACATTAAGTTTACTCAGGAAAGTAGTAAAGACAATCGGCTTGCTTTCCTAGACTGTCTTGTTCAAGTTAACCCTGATAACACCCTTAGTACTACTGTTTACAGGAAACCGACCCATACTGACCAATACCTTCAGTTTGGGTCACATCACCCCCTTGTGCACAAATTAGGGGTGATCCGTACCTTATATCATCGCGCGGATACCATTATTTCTGAAGAAAGTGACGTTCAGAAAGAAAAAGATCACGTCCGCAGTGCCCTTCAACAGTGTGGCTACCCAGACTGGGCTTTCGAGAAAGCCGCCACAACCAAAGACACCCCACAACAAAATAACACGGGAGATGTCATTGCTAGCAAAGCCAGAGTTACTATACCTTACTCCACAGGCCTTTCAGAGAGAATCAAAAACACTTTCAAGGCATTCGGCATTGCTACCTCCTACAAGCCCTCTAATAATTTACGGAGCAAACTGGTGCACGTAAAAGACaaaattccaaaagacaaacaGTCTAACCTAGTTTATGGACTCACATGCTCTGAAACTAGCTGTGCCCAGTCTTATGTAGGAGAGACAAAACAGTCTATTAAAGCTCCTTCAATCAACACCGGAGAGGAAGTTCCAACGAAAACCAGGACTCCGCAGTCTTCACCCATTCAAAACTCTCTGGCCACCAATTCAATGCCGACGACATCATAA